From the Streptomyces syringium genome, one window contains:
- a CDS encoding glycoside hydrolase family 2 TIM barrel-domain containing protein has protein sequence MRARRPNSSHRPLSAVTGEEWQAGPETFQVNREPARARLIPFADLRSALAGDSADSPYYRSLNGVWRFHWSPNPAERPTGIAEDDFDDSGWDHVTVPGNWEMQGYPEPVYLNVRYPWIGYEQPAPPLVPTVFNPVGSYRRTFTVPRDWAGRRVLISFQGVKSAFYVWVNGRRVGYSEDSYTPAEFDVSPCLRPGENTLAVEVHRWCTGSWLEDQDMIDVSGIFRDVYLYSVPHVHVHDLFVRTELDHDVRDAELKVSATLRSTGPEPHPGGHRVRATLHDAGGAPVLSRSALARFAESGEATVELSSRVARPSLWSAEQPCLYVLTLELTDAQGDTIDIRRTRVGFRAVGYGPGELTVNGRPVVLRGVNRHEWDPDHGQAVPEQRMIEDIRIMKQHNINAVRTSHYPNHPRWLELCDEYGLYVIDEANLETHDLRDVLPASLPEWTDACVDRLRSMVERDKNHPCVVIWSLGNEAGRGGNFRVMADWVHDRDPSRPVHYEGMNAVADIESRMYADPDAVEAYGKSGNPKPYILCEYAHSMGNSTGNLREYWDVIDTHPNLHGGFIWDFADQAIRLPVPGAPGRTYLSFGGDWHPGHPDDGNFSCNGLVAADRTPHPALHEVKKVYQPVRISAADLAAGTVKVTNLQLFTGLEAYELRWEVTRDGEPVQHGALAAPRTGAGESTIVRLPWERPEKPEPGAEYWLNVSFVLREATRWAEAGHIVAAEQLALPWRSPAPAHDVAVLPALRVVRTPRAITVTGADLELALDTASGTLSTYRHRGRTLLIEGPVPNFWRAPTDNDIGWGAQVSSGTWRDAGVRRAVGSIEVEQPAPAEVVLTVVATLPTAPAVSRWTTVFTVLGDGEVRVRHTLTPGPGLPDLPVVGALLTVPGRFGTLGWYGRGPHENYQDRRDSAFVGRYSRSTDAPVVPYARPQALGNVTDVRSASLTDRDGSGLSVLAETVDGVGLLEISALHCTPFDLEGPRHPHEMRWRDDTILSVNHRQMGVGGNDSWGARPLERYLLHADRDYSYAYRLRPAR, from the coding sequence ATGCGCGCACGACGACCGAACTCTTCGCACCGCCCCCTGTCGGCCGTCACGGGCGAGGAATGGCAGGCCGGCCCCGAGACGTTCCAGGTGAACCGGGAGCCCGCCCGCGCCCGTCTCATCCCCTTCGCCGATCTCCGTTCGGCGCTCGCCGGTGACTCCGCCGACTCGCCGTACTACCGATCGCTCAACGGCGTCTGGCGGTTCCACTGGTCCCCGAACCCCGCCGAGCGCCCGACGGGGATCGCCGAGGACGACTTCGACGACAGCGGCTGGGATCACGTCACCGTGCCCGGCAACTGGGAGATGCAGGGCTACCCGGAACCGGTCTACCTCAACGTCCGGTACCCGTGGATCGGTTATGAGCAGCCCGCTCCCCCGCTCGTGCCCACCGTCTTCAACCCGGTCGGCTCCTATCGCCGTACCTTCACCGTCCCGCGTGACTGGGCGGGGCGTCGCGTCCTGATCTCCTTCCAGGGCGTCAAATCCGCGTTCTACGTCTGGGTCAACGGCCGACGGGTCGGCTACAGCGAGGACAGCTACACGCCCGCCGAATTCGACGTGAGCCCCTGTCTGCGCCCGGGAGAGAACACCTTGGCCGTCGAGGTCCACCGCTGGTGCACCGGGAGCTGGCTGGAGGACCAGGACATGATCGATGTGTCCGGCATCTTCCGCGACGTGTATCTCTACTCCGTCCCCCACGTGCATGTACACGATCTGTTTGTCCGTACCGAGTTGGACCACGACGTCCGTGACGCGGAGCTCAAGGTGTCCGCGACCCTGCGGTCCACGGGTCCGGAGCCCCACCCCGGCGGCCACCGCGTCCGGGCGACCCTGCACGATGCCGGGGGCGCCCCCGTGCTGTCCCGGAGCGCACTCGCCCGCTTCGCCGAGTCCGGTGAGGCGACCGTCGAGCTGAGCTCCCGGGTCGCCCGGCCCTCGTTGTGGTCGGCCGAACAACCCTGCCTCTACGTCCTGACCCTGGAGCTGACCGATGCGCAGGGCGACACCATCGACATCCGGCGCACCCGCGTCGGGTTCCGCGCCGTTGGCTACGGCCCCGGTGAGCTGACGGTCAATGGCCGGCCCGTCGTCCTCCGCGGGGTCAACCGCCACGAGTGGGACCCCGACCACGGCCAAGCGGTCCCCGAACAGCGGATGATCGAAGACATCCGCATCATGAAGCAGCACAACATCAACGCCGTCCGCACCTCGCACTACCCCAACCACCCGCGCTGGCTGGAGCTGTGCGACGAGTACGGCCTGTATGTGATCGACGAGGCCAACCTGGAGACACACGATCTGCGCGACGTTCTGCCCGCGAGCCTCCCCGAGTGGACCGATGCCTGTGTCGACCGGCTCCGCAGCATGGTGGAGCGCGACAAGAACCATCCCTGCGTCGTGATCTGGTCGCTGGGCAACGAGGCCGGCCGAGGCGGAAACTTCCGGGTCATGGCCGACTGGGTGCACGACCGCGACCCGTCCCGGCCCGTGCACTACGAGGGCATGAACGCGGTCGCCGACATCGAGTCGCGCATGTACGCCGACCCGGACGCCGTCGAGGCGTACGGAAAGTCCGGGAACCCCAAGCCGTACATCCTGTGCGAATACGCGCACTCCATGGGCAACAGCACGGGAAATCTCCGGGAGTACTGGGACGTCATCGACACCCACCCGAATCTGCACGGCGGGTTCATCTGGGACTTCGCCGATCAGGCGATCCGTCTTCCGGTGCCGGGCGCACCCGGCCGCACCTACCTGTCCTTCGGCGGCGACTGGCATCCGGGTCATCCCGACGACGGAAACTTCAGCTGCAACGGTCTCGTCGCCGCGGACCGCACCCCGCACCCGGCTCTGCACGAGGTGAAGAAGGTCTACCAGCCGGTGCGGATCTCGGCCGCGGACCTGGCGGCCGGGACGGTGAAGGTGACCAATCTCCAGCTGTTCACGGGGCTCGAGGCGTACGAACTGCGGTGGGAGGTCACCCGCGACGGCGAGCCCGTCCAGCACGGCGCGCTCGCCGCGCCCAGGACCGGAGCGGGCGAGTCGACGATCGTCCGGCTGCCGTGGGAGCGGCCCGAGAAGCCGGAGCCCGGCGCGGAGTACTGGCTCAACGTCTCCTTCGTCCTCCGCGAGGCGACCCGCTGGGCCGAAGCCGGTCACATCGTCGCCGCGGAGCAGCTCGCGCTCCCTTGGCGCTCCCCGGCACCCGCGCACGATGTGGCCGTACTGCCCGCGCTCCGGGTCGTCCGGACCCCTCGCGCGATCACCGTCACCGGGGCCGATCTCGAACTCGCCCTGGACACGGCGTCCGGCACCCTCAGCACCTATCGTCACCGCGGCCGGACTCTGCTGATCGAGGGGCCGGTCCCGAACTTCTGGCGGGCGCCGACCGACAACGACATCGGCTGGGGCGCGCAGGTCTCGTCCGGTACGTGGCGCGACGCGGGGGTGAGGCGTGCGGTCGGCTCGATCGAGGTCGAGCAGCCGGCCCCCGCCGAGGTGGTGCTCACCGTCGTCGCCACCTTGCCCACCGCTCCTGCCGTCTCCCGGTGGACGACCGTCTTCACGGTGCTCGGTGACGGCGAGGTGCGCGTACGGCACACTCTCACGCCGGGCCCGGGGCTGCCGGATCTGCCGGTGGTGGGCGCGCTGCTGACCGTGCCGGGCCGCTTCGGGACGCTCGGCTGGTACGGACGCGGCCCGCACGAGAACTATCAGGACCGCCGCGACAGCGCGTTCGTAGGCCGCTACAGCCGCTCGACGGACGCACCGGTGGTGCCGTACGCGCGCCCTCAGGCCCTGGGCAATGTCACGGATGTGCGCAGCGCCTCGCTGACCGACCGGGACGGCTCGGGCCTGTCCGTGCTGGCCGAAACCGTCGACGGCGTCGGTCTGTTGGAGATCAGTGCTCTTCATTGCACGCCTTTCGACCTCGAAGGTCCACGACACCCGCATGAGATGAGGTGGCGCGACGACACGATCCTGAGCGTCAACCATCGCCAGATGGGGGTGGGCGGCAACGACTCCTGGGGGGCTCGGCCCTTGGAGCGGTACCTGCTGCACGCCGACCGCGACTACAGCTACGCCTACCGGCTGCGACCGGCCCGATAG
- a CDS encoding ABC transporter ATP-binding protein, whose translation MRHDEPDWTPPPADPEQPAQLRRILRLFRPYRGRLALVGLLVAASSLVSVASPFLLREVLDVAIPDGRTGLLSLLALGMIAAAVVNSVFGVLQTLISTTVGQRVMHDLRTAVYGRLQSMPLAFFTRTRTGEVQSRIANDIGGMQATVTSTATSLVSNLTSVVATVVAMLALDWRLTVVSLLLLPVFVWISRRVGSERKKITSQRQHQMASMAAMVTESLSVSGILLGRTMGRADSLTTAFEKESERLVGLEVRANMAGRWKMSVIGIVMAAMPAVIYWAAGIALRADGPDISIGTLVAFVSLQQGLFRPTVSLLSTGVQMQASLALFHRIFEYLDLPVDIAEPEKPVRLEKIRGEIRFDSVSFSYDPSAETLSDIDLSVPAGSSLAVVGPTGSGKSTLSYLVPRLYDVTGGRVLIDGVDVRDLDFDTLARAVGVVSQETYLFHASVADNLRFAKPDATDDEIRAAARAAQIHDHIASLPDGYDTLVGERGYRFSGGEKQRLAIARTILRDPPVLVLDEATSALDTRTEHAVQKAIDALSEGRTTITIAHRLSTIRDADQIVVLDGGRIAERGTHQELLAGAGPYAALVRRDTRLTARV comes from the coding sequence ATGCGTCACGACGAACCGGACTGGACGCCCCCGCCCGCAGACCCGGAGCAACCCGCGCAGCTGCGCCGTATCCTCCGCCTCTTCCGCCCCTATCGCGGCCGGCTCGCCCTCGTCGGGCTGCTCGTCGCCGCCTCCTCGCTCGTCTCGGTGGCCTCGCCGTTCCTGTTGCGCGAGGTCCTCGACGTCGCCATTCCGGACGGCCGCACCGGCCTGCTGAGCCTGTTGGCTCTCGGCATGATCGCCGCAGCCGTCGTGAACAGCGTCTTCGGCGTTCTGCAGACCCTCATCTCCACCACGGTCGGCCAGCGCGTCATGCACGATCTGCGGACCGCGGTCTACGGCCGGCTCCAGAGCATGCCGCTGGCCTTCTTCACCAGGACCCGCACCGGCGAGGTGCAGTCCCGGATCGCCAATGACATCGGTGGCATGCAGGCGACCGTGACGTCCACCGCCACCTCCCTGGTCTCCAACCTCACCAGTGTGGTCGCCACGGTCGTGGCGATGCTCGCCCTGGACTGGCGCCTGACCGTCGTCTCGCTCCTTCTCCTGCCGGTGTTCGTATGGATCAGCCGCCGCGTCGGCAGCGAGCGCAAGAAGATCACCTCCCAGCGTCAGCATCAGATGGCGTCCATGGCTGCCATGGTCACGGAATCGCTGTCCGTCAGCGGGATCCTGCTCGGCCGCACGATGGGCCGTGCCGACTCCCTGACCACGGCCTTCGAGAAGGAGTCCGAGCGGCTGGTCGGGCTCGAAGTGCGGGCGAACATGGCCGGGCGGTGGAAGATGTCCGTCATCGGCATCGTCATGGCCGCCATGCCCGCCGTCATCTACTGGGCGGCCGGAATAGCCCTGCGGGCGGACGGGCCGGATATCTCGATCGGTACGCTCGTCGCCTTCGTCTCCCTCCAGCAGGGACTCTTCCGCCCCACGGTCAGCCTGCTGTCCACCGGTGTGCAGATGCAGGCCTCCCTGGCCCTCTTCCACCGCATCTTCGAGTACCTCGATCTGCCCGTGGACATCGCCGAGCCCGAGAAGCCGGTGCGGCTGGAGAAGATCCGCGGTGAGATCCGCTTCGACTCCGTCTCCTTCTCCTACGACCCGTCGGCGGAGACCCTCTCGGACATCGACCTGTCCGTTCCGGCCGGAAGCAGCCTGGCCGTCGTGGGGCCGACGGGCTCGGGCAAGAGCACGCTCAGCTATCTCGTCCCCCGGCTCTACGACGTCACCGGCGGCCGAGTGCTGATCGACGGAGTCGACGTCCGCGACCTCGACTTCGACACGCTCGCCCGTGCGGTCGGAGTGGTCTCGCAGGAGACCTATCTCTTCCACGCCTCTGTCGCCGACAATCTCCGCTTCGCCAAGCCCGATGCGACGGACGACGAGATCAGGGCCGCCGCGCGGGCGGCACAGATCCACGACCACATCGCCTCCCTGCCCGACGGCTACGACACTCTCGTGGGAGAGCGTGGCTATCGCTTTTCCGGCGGTGAGAAGCAGCGGCTGGCGATAGCCCGGACCATCCTGCGTGACCCGCCCGTGCTCGTCCTGGACGAGGCGACCAGCGCGCTGGACACCCGTACCGAGCACGCCGTGCAGAAGGCCATCGACGCCTTGTCCGAGGGGCGGACGACGATCACCATCGCGCACCGGCTCTCCACGATCCGCGACGCCGACCAGATCGTCGTCCTTGACGGCGGTCGGATCGCCGAGCGCGGCACCCATCAGGAACTGCTCGCGGGTGCGGGCCCGTATGCCGCGCTCGTCCGGCGCGATACGCGGCTCACGGCAAGAGTCTGA
- a CDS encoding peptide-N4-asparagine amidase encodes MRPRRLLLALCAAAVGLALGASPAAAAEPPPEFGTDWHDPVTATPPVATPNTTSCKVTVAQTEFRDYTPYKSSYTPPEGCGDRWNKVVLRLEGSVAGRQYDRLGYLRIGGVEVLRTSTPEPSPEGIAWNVEKDVTRYAATLRSAQPVEMLIGNLVNDTYTGVIKVKVTLTFYAAEGRVKPAHTPDKVLTLDGARTEGGVHEGRLTTPRNSERIVAEVYATGSGGGCEEFWYLTVPDAAPYSCKAKNGPYREVQVSVDGRLAGIAAPFPTVWTGGWSNPFLWYVIPGPRAFDVRPVEYDLTPFAGLLNDGKPHRVAVSVAGVPEGQSGWSTPTNILVWQDAKATRVTGALTAHTVGDLASTTEYKPGTEHRLTSEGGHSLTVAGYVDTSHGRVTTTVARKVAGTSVHRWTDGESTDALRARWSDDETVTVDGRGPATTTGARRAYSMDGEITIGAGDRLRTVMTMGDRADTVTLRGHRRVGWSRLDNTYTGDAAYNQNVPRDQRHATGVSRERYRLYGPGVCYDRTLATAQGDLTEDRQGC; translated from the coding sequence ATGAGACCGAGACGACTGCTTCTCGCGCTGTGCGCCGCGGCCGTCGGCCTGGCGCTGGGCGCGAGCCCCGCCGCGGCCGCGGAACCGCCCCCAGAGTTCGGCACCGACTGGCACGACCCGGTCACCGCCACGCCGCCCGTGGCCACCCCGAACACCACCTCGTGCAAAGTGACCGTCGCCCAGACCGAGTTCCGCGACTACACGCCCTACAAGAGCTCCTACACTCCCCCCGAAGGATGTGGCGATCGCTGGAACAAGGTCGTCCTGCGACTCGAAGGGTCCGTCGCCGGACGGCAGTACGACCGTCTGGGCTACCTTCGGATCGGCGGTGTGGAGGTCCTGCGCACCTCCACACCGGAACCGTCGCCCGAGGGCATCGCCTGGAACGTGGAGAAGGACGTCACCCGTTACGCGGCGACCCTGCGCTCCGCTCAGCCCGTCGAGATGCTCATCGGCAACCTCGTGAACGACACCTACACCGGCGTCATCAAGGTCAAGGTGACCCTGACCTTCTACGCGGCCGAGGGCCGGGTGAAGCCGGCCCACACCCCGGACAAGGTCCTGACCCTGGACGGGGCGCGCACCGAGGGCGGCGTCCACGAAGGGCGCCTCACCACACCGCGCAACAGCGAGCGGATCGTGGCCGAGGTGTACGCCACCGGCTCCGGCGGAGGCTGTGAGGAGTTCTGGTACCTCACCGTGCCGGACGCGGCTCCCTACTCGTGCAAGGCCAAGAACGGCCCGTACCGGGAGGTGCAGGTCTCGGTGGACGGCCGGCTCGCCGGGATCGCCGCGCCCTTCCCGACCGTGTGGACGGGCGGCTGGTCCAATCCCTTCCTCTGGTACGTCATTCCCGGGCCACGTGCCTTCGACGTCCGGCCCGTGGAGTACGACCTCACGCCCTTCGCCGGCCTGTTGAACGACGGCAAGCCGCACCGCGTCGCCGTCTCGGTCGCCGGAGTGCCCGAGGGCCAGAGCGGCTGGAGTACCCCCACCAACATCCTGGTCTGGCAGGACGCGAAAGCCACCCGCGTCACGGGTGCGCTCACCGCACACACGGTGGGGGACCTCGCCAGCACCACGGAGTACAAGCCCGGCACGGAGCACCGGCTGACCTCCGAGGGCGGGCATTCCCTCACGGTCGCGGGCTATGTGGACACCTCCCACGGGCGGGTCACGACGACCGTCGCCCGGAAGGTCGCCGGTACTTCCGTCCACCGCTGGACCGACGGCGAGTCGACGGACGCGCTGCGGGCCCGTTGGAGCGACGACGAAACGGTGACGGTCGACGGTCGCGGCCCCGCGACCACGACCGGGGCCCGGCGCGCGTACAGCATGGACGGTGAGATCACCATCGGCGCGGGAGACCGGCTGCGCACGGTCATGACCATGGGCGACCGGGCGGACACGGTCACGCTGCGTGGACATCGACGCGTGGGATGGTCGCGGCTGGACAACACCTACACGGGTGACGCGGCCTACAACCAGAACGTGCCCCGCGACCAGCGGCACGCGACGGGCGTCTCGCGTGAGCGCTACCGCCTGTACGGTCCGGGAGTCTGCTACGACCGGACTCTGGCCACGGCACAGGGGGACCTGACGGAGGACCGCCAGGGCTGCTGA
- a CDS encoding MarR family winged helix-turn-helix transcriptional regulator codes for MTAPDPSGQLAEQLLRLTRRLHRAQKRYLDPVGITPAQSRLLRTVSHYEEPPRMADLAQRLEVVPRAVTTLVDALEANGAVRRVPDPTNRRVIRIEITDQGRSTLRALRKARRTAVEDILAPLSTEQRVVLGSLLDELMAGPERGC; via the coding sequence ATGACCGCTCCCGATCCGTCCGGGCAGCTCGCCGAGCAGCTGCTGCGCCTCACTCGCCGGCTCCACCGCGCGCAGAAGCGTTACCTCGACCCGGTCGGCATCACGCCCGCCCAGTCCCGGCTGCTCCGCACCGTCTCGCACTACGAGGAACCACCGCGCATGGCGGATCTGGCGCAGCGCCTCGAGGTCGTGCCCCGGGCGGTCACCACGCTGGTCGACGCGCTGGAGGCCAACGGGGCGGTGCGCCGGGTGCCGGACCCGACCAATCGCCGGGTCATCCGGATCGAGATCACCGACCAGGGCCGGTCGACGCTGCGCGCGCTGCGCAAGGCCCGGCGGACGGCCGTGGAGGACATACTCGCCCCGCTGAGCACCGAACAGCGCGTGGTGCTCGGCAGCCTGCTGGACGAGCTCATGGCGGGCCCGGAGCGCGGCTGCTGA
- a CDS encoding CaiB/BaiF CoA transferase family protein has translation MELPLQGITVVALEQAVAAPFATRQLADLGARVIKIERPGRGDFAREYDRSVKGLSAYFVWINRGKESIALDLKDPADRSLLDRLLARADVFIQNLGPGAADRLGLRTETLRARDPRLITCDVSGYGPEGPYRDKKAYDLLVQCEVGLLSITGSPDSPARPGISIADIAGGMYAYTGILTALYERERTGRGSALSVSLFDALAEWMGHPYFAQAYGGAPIARSGARHPSISPYGHYACGDGARVFLSVQNDREWVALCSQVLRQPELIRDPRFADNPLRRAHDDELTAVMEEVFARHTADGLLALLDGAGIANARLRTVGEFADHPQLTARERWRDFGSPAGPLRGLLPPVEVRGREAAMGAVPAAGEHTAAIRAEFSTTSQADAHE, from the coding sequence ATGGAACTGCCCCTGCAGGGCATCACCGTCGTCGCCCTCGAGCAGGCCGTCGCCGCGCCGTTCGCCACCCGTCAGCTCGCGGACCTCGGTGCACGCGTGATCAAGATCGAACGACCGGGCCGAGGTGACTTCGCCCGTGAGTACGACCGGAGCGTCAAGGGGCTCTCCGCCTACTTCGTCTGGATCAATCGTGGCAAGGAGAGTATCGCCCTCGACCTCAAGGACCCCGCTGACCGGTCGCTGCTCGACCGGCTGCTGGCCCGCGCCGATGTCTTCATCCAGAACCTCGGCCCCGGCGCGGCCGACCGGCTGGGCCTCCGCACCGAGACGCTTCGTGCCCGCGATCCGCGCTTGATCACCTGTGATGTCTCCGGATACGGCCCCGAAGGTCCCTACCGCGACAAGAAGGCCTACGACCTGCTGGTTCAGTGTGAGGTCGGGCTGCTGTCGATCACCGGCAGCCCCGACTCCCCGGCCCGTCCGGGCATTTCCATCGCGGACATCGCCGGTGGGATGTATGCCTACACGGGCATTCTGACCGCGCTGTACGAACGCGAGCGCACGGGCCGGGGCTCCGCGCTGTCGGTCTCCCTCTTCGACGCGCTCGCCGAGTGGATGGGGCACCCGTACTTCGCCCAGGCCTACGGCGGCGCACCCATCGCCCGCAGCGGGGCCCGGCACCCGTCCATCTCCCCGTACGGGCACTACGCGTGCGGCGACGGCGCACGCGTGTTCCTGAGCGTGCAGAACGACCGCGAATGGGTGGCCCTCTGCTCACAGGTGCTGCGGCAGCCCGAGCTCATCCGTGACCCGCGTTTCGCCGACAATCCACTGCGCCGGGCACACGACGACGAACTGACGGCCGTCATGGAGGAGGTCTTCGCTCGTCATACGGCGGACGGGCTCCTCGCCCTCCTCGACGGCGCCGGCATCGCCAACGCCCGCTTGCGCACCGTCGGGGAGTTCGCCGACCATCCGCAGTTGACGGCACGCGAGCGCTGGCGTGACTTCGGCTCGCCCGCAGGGCCGCTGCGCGGTCTGTTGCCGCCCGTCGAGGTACGGGGCAGGGAAGCGGCCATGGGCGCGGTGCCCGCCGCCGGGGAGCATACGGCGGCGATCCGGGCCGAGTTCTCGACGACTTCGCAGGCCGACGCGCACGAGTGA
- a CDS encoding SGNH/GDSL hydrolase family protein, which translates to MTVQGQHSVQEYDVTTPALGRAGGRADDRTQGRPRSRAATATLWSAGWSAPVQRPSSGFEENWSETGFAQQSVRQIVRLTGRGTAARIRLSNRFGTEPLTVSAATLALTDEGAATHPGTMRQLSFGGATSVTIPAGGETVGDATGLLVEPFDSVTVTLYFEEPTGPSTFHSQAYANSYRATGDRTADVGGEGFDEVTHSWYYLSDVELSGSATPFDTVVAFGDSITDGYGSTVGANHRYPDALAERLTTAGRPLAVVNAGIGGNLMLNDSAWYGDRAVDRFERDVLDKPGVRSVVVFAGLNDIGFSEVDLPTYKPNPDVTVAELTAGYRQLIERAHSRGVKVIGATILPFKGSEYHTPAAEAKRVALNEWIRTSGAYDGVADFDRALASPDDPQVLHPAYDSGDRKHPNDAGYRVMAEAIELDVL; encoded by the coding sequence ATGACCGTTCAGGGACAGCACTCCGTCCAGGAGTACGACGTCACGACCCCGGCTCTCGGCAGGGCCGGGGGCCGGGCCGACGACCGGACTCAGGGCCGGCCCCGGAGCCGGGCGGCCACGGCGACCCTGTGGTCGGCGGGCTGGTCGGCACCGGTACAGCGGCCGAGCAGCGGCTTCGAGGAGAACTGGTCGGAGACCGGGTTCGCTCAGCAGTCCGTGCGGCAGATCGTCCGCCTCACCGGAAGGGGCACTGCGGCCCGCATCCGGCTGTCGAACCGTTTCGGCACCGAGCCCCTGACCGTCAGCGCCGCGACTCTCGCGCTGACCGACGAGGGTGCCGCCACCCACCCCGGCACCATGAGGCAGTTGTCGTTCGGCGGAGCTACCTCGGTGACGATCCCCGCCGGTGGTGAGACCGTCGGCGATGCGACGGGACTGCTGGTGGAACCGTTCGACTCGGTGACCGTGACCCTGTACTTCGAGGAGCCCACCGGGCCCTCGACATTCCACTCGCAGGCGTATGCCAACAGCTACCGCGCCACGGGCGACCGCACGGCCGACGTCGGCGGTGAGGGCTTCGACGAGGTCACCCATTCCTGGTACTACCTCTCCGACGTCGAACTGTCGGGGAGCGCCACTCCCTTCGACACGGTGGTGGCTTTCGGGGACTCCATCACGGACGGCTACGGGTCCACCGTAGGGGCGAACCACCGCTACCCCGACGCGCTCGCCGAGCGCCTCACCACCGCGGGCCGGCCGCTGGCCGTCGTCAACGCGGGGATCGGTGGAAACCTCATGCTCAACGACTCCGCCTGGTACGGCGACCGGGCCGTGGACCGGTTCGAACGCGATGTTCTCGACAAGCCCGGTGTCCGCTCCGTGGTGGTGTTCGCGGGACTCAACGACATCGGCTTCAGCGAGGTGGACCTGCCGACGTACAAGCCCAACCCGGACGTCACGGTGGCGGAGTTGACCGCCGGATACCGACAGTTGATCGAGCGGGCTCACAGCCGTGGTGTCAAGGTCATCGGCGCGACCATCCTGCCGTTCAAGGGGTCGGAGTACCACACCCCGGCGGCCGAGGCGAAGCGCGTCGCGCTCAACGAGTGGATCCGCACCTCCGGTGCGTACGACGGGGTCGCCGACTTCGACCGGGCTCTGGCCTCGCCCGACGACCCCCAGGTGCTGCACCCGGCATACGACAGTGGTGACCGCAAGCACCCCAACGACGCCGGCTACCGGGTCATGGCCGAGGCCATCGAACTCGACGTCCTCTGA
- a CDS encoding LutC/YkgG family protein, giving the protein MSAGSGRADGDASRERVLGRIRRALADVPRYERPRDHPVVRDYLRTHAERTPAESVALLAENLADYRAVVHRTDPAGLPPLLGRLLASRGARRVVVPAGLPRGWLAGARVDLVPDAAALTPRELDSADSVVTGCALAIAETGTVVLDSGPDQGRRRISLVPDHHLCVVRIADQVVDSVPQALERLAPERPLTWISGPSATSDIELDRVEGVHGPRTLEVILVDGDPRSL; this is encoded by the coding sequence ATGAGTGCCGGTTCCGGCCGTGCCGACGGCGACGCGAGCAGGGAGCGGGTCCTCGGGCGGATCCGGCGCGCGCTGGCCGATGTGCCGCGCTACGAGCGCCCGCGCGACCACCCCGTCGTCCGCGACTATCTCCGCACCCACGCCGAGCGGACACCCGCCGAGTCCGTGGCCCTCCTCGCCGAGAATCTCGCGGACTACCGCGCCGTCGTGCACCGCACGGACCCGGCCGGGCTGCCCCCGCTCCTCGGGCGGTTGCTCGCCTCGCGCGGTGCCCGCCGTGTGGTCGTACCGGCCGGGCTGCCGCGGGGGTGGCTTGCCGGGGCCCGAGTGGACCTGGTGCCGGATGCGGCGGCTCTGACGCCTCGGGAGCTGGACAGCGCGGACAGCGTCGTCACCGGATGCGCGCTGGCCATCGCCGAGACCGGCACGGTGGTCCTCGACTCGGGCCCGGACCAGGGCCGTCGTCGCATCTCACTCGTGCCCGATCACCATCTGTGCGTGGTGCGGATCGCGGACCAGGTGGTGGACTCGGTGCCGCAGGCCCTCGAACGGCTGGCTCCCGAACGGCCGCTGACCTGGATCTCGGGTCCGTCCGCGACCAGCGACATCGAACTGGACCGGGTCGAGGGCGTCCATGGTCCACGCACCCTCGAAGTGATCCTGGTGGACGGCGATCCTCGGTCGTTGTGA